The proteins below come from a single Mycolicibacterium sp. TY81 genomic window:
- the mftD gene encoding pre-mycofactocin synthase MftD (MftD, an enzyme found in the mycofactocin biosynthesis locus, performs an oxidative deamination of 3-amino-5-[(p-hydroxyphenyl)methyl]-4,4-dimethyl-2-pyrrolidinone (AHDP). The resulting compound, now called pre-mycofactocin (PMFT), is a biologically active redox cofactor that can oxidize the non-exchangeable NADH of TIGR03971 family SDR-type oxidoreductases.) — protein sequence MARDTWFETVAIAQERAKKRLPKSAYSSLISASEKGLTVADNVAAFGELGFAPHVIGALDKREMATTVMGQEISLPVIISPTGVQAIHPDGEVAVARAAAARGTAMGLSSFASKPMEEVIAANDKTFFQIYWLGSRDDIAARAERARAAGAKGLIVTTDWSFSHGRDWGSPKIPEKMDLKTILRMSPEVITKPRYMWTWGKTLRPPELSVPNQAINGQAPPPFFHAYGEWMGTPAPTWEDIAWLRELWGGPFMLKGVMRIDDAKRAVDAGVSAISVSNHGGNNLDSTPASIRALPAIAEAVGDQVEVLLDGGIRRGSDVVKALALGARAVMLGRAYLWGLAAEGQAGVENVLDIMHGGIDSALRGLGKASIHDLGPDDILVPEGFTRRLGG from the coding sequence ATGGCCCGTGATACCTGGTTCGAAACCGTCGCCATCGCGCAGGAGCGTGCGAAGAAGCGGCTCCCCAAGTCCGCCTACTCCTCGCTGATCTCGGCGAGCGAGAAGGGCCTGACGGTCGCCGACAACGTCGCGGCGTTCGGCGAGCTCGGCTTCGCCCCGCACGTCATCGGCGCGCTGGACAAGCGTGAGATGGCCACAACGGTTATGGGTCAAGAGATTTCGCTGCCGGTGATTATTTCTCCCACCGGTGTGCAGGCGATCCACCCCGACGGCGAGGTCGCTGTCGCGCGCGCGGCCGCGGCCCGCGGCACCGCGATGGGGCTGTCGTCGTTCGCCAGCAAGCCGATGGAAGAGGTCATCGCGGCAAACGACAAGACGTTCTTCCAGATCTACTGGCTCGGCAGCCGCGACGACATCGCGGCCCGGGCCGAGCGCGCCCGCGCGGCCGGCGCCAAGGGCCTCATCGTCACCACCGACTGGAGCTTCAGCCACGGCCGGGACTGGGGCAGCCCCAAGATCCCGGAGAAGATGGATCTCAAGACCATCCTCAGGATGAGCCCCGAGGTCATCACCAAGCCCCGCTACATGTGGACCTGGGGCAAGACCCTGCGTCCGCCGGAGTTGTCGGTGCCGAACCAGGCCATCAACGGTCAGGCCCCGCCACCGTTCTTCCACGCCTACGGCGAGTGGATGGGCACCCCGGCGCCGACCTGGGAGGACATCGCCTGGCTGCGCGAGCTGTGGGGCGGACCGTTCATGCTCAAGGGCGTCATGCGCATCGACGACGCCAAACGTGCTGTGGACGCCGGTGTTTCAGCAATCTCGGTGTCCAACCACGGCGGTAACAACCTGGACAGCACGCCGGCGTCGATCCGGGCGCTGCCCGCGATCGCCGAGGCCGTCGGCGACCAGGTCGAGGTTTTGCTGGACGGCGGTATCCGCCGCGGCAGCGACGTGGTCAAGGCGCTGGCCTTGGGGGCCCGGGCGGTCATGCTCGGCCGGGCCTACCTGTGGGGGCTCGCGGCCGAGGGACAGGCCGGTGTCGAGAACGTCCTCGACATCATGCACGGGGGTATCGACTCCGCGCTGCGTGGCCTGGGCAAGGCCTCGATCCACGACCTCGGACCCGACGACATCCTGGTGCCGGAAGGCTTCACCCGGCGGCTGGGCGGCTGA
- a CDS encoding MFS transporter: MADKASVVSPRAGTTPPTAAAPIARNRTWTLLVACSGVLVVISSMVALNTALGDIAMATSANQTQLTWIIDSYTLTLACLLLPAGALGDRYGRRGALLFGLAIFAAASIVPAVSTDPLHIIGARAVAGVGAAFIMPATLSLITASYPADQRTKAVGIWVGMAGCGGVFGMLGSGVLLHFWPWQSIFWAFAGAGLVLMVMSTTITTSRDAEARTLDVAGAIVIAAAVAALVYGILAAPDRGWTHPVVLGGIAGGLILAGAFTIIELRARYPLLDVRLFLDRQFGTGAAAITVLFLVMFGFFYLAMQFMQLVMGYSPLGTALALSPLAVPMLILSPLSSWYLPKLGLRLVVLIGLGLLSAGLLSLCLVRIDSSYWALAWPLLVVSTGVGIFTAPTTSAIMTSVPDGKQGVASAVNDTTREVGAALGIALTGSLLAAGYTKQIGPAVAGFPAPVQDAARGSLAGAVAAAPHLGPVGGQLLAVARVAFLHGMQTTLVVLASITAVAGVLIAFWAPGRDRTPPNN; the protein is encoded by the coding sequence ATGGCCGACAAGGCGAGCGTGGTGAGCCCCCGGGCCGGTACCACGCCGCCGACGGCCGCCGCGCCCATCGCGCGGAACCGCACCTGGACACTGCTGGTGGCGTGTTCCGGTGTGCTGGTGGTGATTTCGTCGATGGTCGCGCTCAACACCGCGCTCGGTGACATCGCCATGGCAACGTCGGCGAACCAGACCCAGCTGACCTGGATCATCGACAGTTACACACTGACACTGGCCTGCCTGCTGCTGCCCGCCGGCGCCCTCGGCGACCGCTACGGCCGGCGCGGTGCCCTGCTGTTCGGTCTGGCCATCTTCGCGGCGGCCTCGATCGTCCCGGCGGTCAGCACCGATCCCTTGCACATCATCGGCGCCCGCGCGGTCGCCGGAGTGGGCGCCGCCTTCATCATGCCGGCGACGCTGTCCCTGATCACCGCGTCGTACCCGGCCGACCAGCGCACCAAGGCGGTGGGCATCTGGGTCGGGATGGCCGGCTGTGGCGGCGTGTTCGGCATGCTGGGATCCGGTGTGCTGCTGCACTTCTGGCCCTGGCAGTCGATCTTCTGGGCCTTCGCCGGCGCCGGACTGGTCCTGATGGTCATGAGCACGACCATCACGACGTCGCGCGATGCGGAGGCCCGCACCTTGGACGTCGCCGGCGCGATCGTCATCGCCGCCGCGGTCGCCGCGCTGGTGTACGGCATCCTCGCGGCACCCGATCGGGGCTGGACACATCCGGTGGTGCTGGGTGGTATCGCCGGCGGCCTGATCCTGGCCGGGGCGTTCACGATCATCGAGCTCCGGGCCCGGTACCCGCTGCTGGATGTCCGGCTGTTTCTCGATCGCCAGTTCGGCACCGGAGCCGCGGCCATCACGGTGCTGTTCCTGGTGATGTTCGGTTTCTTCTACCTGGCGATGCAATTCATGCAACTGGTCATGGGCTACAGCCCGCTGGGAACCGCACTGGCACTGTCCCCGCTGGCGGTGCCGATGCTCATCCTGTCCCCGCTGTCGTCGTGGTACCTGCCGAAGCTGGGATTGCGCCTCGTGGTGCTCATCGGCCTGGGGCTGCTGTCCGCCGGCCTGCTGTCACTATGTCTGGTGCGCATCGACTCGTCGTACTGGGCCCTGGCGTGGCCGCTGCTGGTGGTGAGCACCGGAGTCGGAATATTCACCGCGCCAACGACTTCAGCGATCATGACATCGGTACCGGACGGCAAACAGGGGGTGGCGTCGGCGGTCAACGACACCACCCGGGAGGTGGGTGCCGCCCTCGGCATCGCGCTGACCGGCTCCCTCCTGGCAGCCGGATACACCAAACAGATCGGGCCCGCCGTGGCCGGTTTTCCGGCTCCGGTACAAGACGCCGCACGCGGCTCGCTGGCCGGTGCGGTGGCCGCGGCGCCCCATCTGGGCCCGGTCGGTGGTCAGCTCCTGGCCGTGGCCCGCGTGGCGTTCCTGCACGGCATGCAGACAACACTCGTGGTGCTGGCGTCGATCACCGCGGTCGCGGGCGTACTGATCGCATTCTGGGCGCCCGGCCGCGACCGCACACCGCCCAACAACTAG
- the mftF gene encoding mycofactocin biosynthesis glycosyltransferase MftF (Members of this protein family, MftF, are glycosyltransferases, members of PF00535 (glycosyl transferase family 2). The encoding gene is found as part of the mycofactocin cassette, in Mycobacterium tuberculosis, many other Actinobacteria, and occasional members of other lineages. Mycofactocin itself, a putative redox carrier, is a heavily modified derivative of the C-terminal Val-Tyr dipeptide of the mycofactocin precursor MftA (TIGR03969).), whose protein sequence is MTGPRLPDGFAVQVDRRVKVLGEGAALLGGSPTRLLKLAPAAQTMLDRGRLEVHDAQSAQLARTLLDATVAHPRPATGPSHLDVTVVVPVRDNAVGVARLVRSLRGMRVVVVDDGSVVPLQAADFCDLAGHCDVRVLRHDVSRGPAAARNTGLAACETDFVAFLDSDVVPRRGWLEALLGHFCDPAVALVAPRIVGLHEPDNLIARYEAVRSSLDLGMREAPVVPYGMVAYVPSAAIICRRAALDQVGGFDESLQSGEDVDLCWRFIEAGARLRYEPIALVGHDHRTALGEWFARKAFYGSSAAPLSVRHPGKTAPLVISGWTLVVWVLLAMGSGVGYLASTIAAAITGRRIANSLRSIDTEPREVAAVAAQGLWAAALQLAAALCRHYWPVALVLAVCFRRWRQVVLIAAIVDGVVDWARRHHTVDDNTQRVGLLAYLLLKRLDDIAYGLGLWGGVVRERHLGALKPQIRT, encoded by the coding sequence GTGACTGGGCCGCGGCTGCCTGACGGCTTTGCCGTCCAAGTGGATCGCCGAGTCAAGGTGCTGGGAGAGGGCGCCGCGCTGCTCGGTGGCTCGCCGACGCGCCTGCTGAAGCTGGCTCCGGCGGCGCAGACCATGCTCGACCGCGGCCGCCTGGAGGTCCACGACGCGCAGAGCGCGCAGCTGGCCCGCACGCTGCTCGACGCCACGGTGGCGCACCCACGGCCGGCGACCGGTCCGTCGCACCTCGACGTCACCGTCGTTGTTCCGGTACGCGACAACGCCGTTGGCGTCGCTCGGCTGGTGCGGTCCCTGCGCGGCATGCGCGTGGTCGTGGTCGACGACGGCTCCGTCGTGCCGCTGCAGGCCGCGGACTTCTGCGATCTGGCCGGCCACTGCGACGTGCGCGTGCTCCGGCACGACGTCAGCCGCGGACCGGCCGCGGCCCGCAACACCGGGCTGGCCGCCTGCGAGACCGACTTCGTGGCCTTCCTGGACTCGGACGTGGTGCCCCGTCGCGGGTGGCTGGAAGCGCTGCTGGGGCACTTTTGCGACCCCGCCGTCGCGTTGGTCGCGCCGCGGATCGTCGGCCTGCACGAGCCCGACAATCTGATCGCGCGCTACGAGGCCGTGCGCTCGTCGCTCGACCTCGGCATGCGGGAAGCCCCCGTGGTGCCGTACGGCATGGTGGCCTATGTGCCGAGCGCGGCCATCATCTGCCGGCGCGCGGCGCTGGACCAGGTGGGCGGTTTCGACGAGTCGCTGCAGTCCGGCGAGGACGTGGACCTGTGCTGGCGGTTCATCGAGGCCGGGGCCCGGCTGCGGTACGAGCCGATCGCGCTGGTCGGCCACGATCACCGCACCGCCCTGGGAGAATGGTTCGCCCGCAAGGCCTTTTACGGTTCCTCTGCCGCGCCGCTGTCGGTGCGGCACCCGGGTAAGACGGCGCCGCTGGTCATCTCCGGCTGGACGCTGGTGGTCTGGGTGCTGCTGGCCATGGGGTCCGGGGTGGGGTACCTGGCCTCGACCATCGCCGCGGCGATCACCGGCCGTCGCATCGCCAACTCGTTGCGATCGATCGACACCGAGCCGCGCGAGGTCGCCGCGGTCGCCGCGCAGGGGCTGTGGGCTGCGGCCCTGCAACTCGCCGCAGCGCTGTGCCGGCACTACTGGCCGGTGGCGCTGGTGCTGGCGGTGTGTTTCCGGCGCTGGCGGCAGGTGGTGCTCATCGCCGCGATCGTGGACGGCGTCGTCGACTGGGCGCGCCGCCACCACACCGTCGACGACAACACCCAGCGCGTTGGTCTGCTGGCCTACCTGCTGCTCAAGCGTCTCGACGACATCGCCTACGGTCTCGGGCTGTGGGGCGGCGTGGTGCGCGAGCGGCATCTGGGTGCGCTCAAGCCGCAGATCCGGACTTGA
- a CDS encoding TetR/AcrR family transcriptional regulator codes for MSSEYGDPRPARSRARLLEAATALLRAGGPSAVTIDAVVRASNVARATLYRHYASGNDLLAAAFHALIPPAPVPLADGNLRERLIALVHAQAELIAEAPVSLAAMSWLTLGGNLEHLPWGTAGTESIEVRNLRERVAEQYAAPFEAVLSSPEAVAELGDVDRVRAAALLLGPIVLGKLSTLPDFDYREIAVAAVDGFLATHRISAASTGSAGA; via the coding sequence TTGTCCAGCGAATACGGCGACCCCCGGCCGGCCCGGTCACGGGCGCGGCTCCTCGAGGCGGCGACCGCCCTCCTGCGCGCCGGCGGTCCCAGCGCCGTCACCATCGATGCGGTGGTCCGGGCGTCCAACGTGGCCAGGGCGACCCTCTATCGGCACTATGCCAGCGGAAATGACTTGCTGGCAGCGGCATTTCACGCGCTCATCCCGCCGGCTCCCGTGCCGCTCGCCGACGGGAACCTGCGCGAGCGGTTGATCGCGCTCGTGCACGCGCAGGCGGAACTGATCGCCGAGGCGCCGGTCAGCCTGGCGGCCATGTCGTGGCTGACGCTCGGTGGCAACCTCGAACACCTGCCGTGGGGCACGGCGGGGACCGAGAGCATCGAGGTCCGTAACTTGCGGGAACGCGTGGCCGAGCAGTACGCCGCCCCGTTCGAGGCAGTGCTGTCCAGTCCCGAGGCCGTCGCCGAGTTGGGCGACGTCGACCGGGTCCGCGCCGCGGCGTTGTTACTCGGCCCGATCGTGCTCGGCAAGCTCAGCACCCTGCCCGACTTCGACTATCGCGAGATCGCCGTCGCCGCCGTCGACGGCTTCCTCGCGACTCATCGCATCAGCGCAGCGAGTACCGGATCGGCAGGTGCTTGA
- the mftG gene encoding mycofactocin system GMC family oxidoreductase MftG: MNPRRDDVLIVGAGSAGCVLAERLSADPACQVTLLETGGTIRPEPGWVLPIGVDSAVARQHRTTLTQNPVRSVDIVRGRVLGGSGAINGGYFCRAWPADFAAWAVPGWSWSDVLPHYRAIETDHDFGDGAEHGATGPVPVRRISEFAASSQAFRDAAGDRYPWIDDLNAAAGVRPGLGAVPLNIDDTGHRHGPGEVYLTAARGRDNLAVLAGTRALRVLFDGDRAVGVRCLGPEGVTDRYAVRIVLCAGAIESAHLLMLSGIGPAAQLRRVGVPVVADLPVGAGCADHPEWVVPTTWPAAPGRPPLELLLTTEELEIRPYTWGFAAMTGGVTDGADSVHLGISLMRPRAQGRVVLVSDDPEVRPVIEHRYDADPADATALHVGYELCRDLFGTAVADAEPAWSTAQHLSATAPMGADGDERAVLDPQCRVRGVDGLWVADGAALPGITGRGPHATIVMLAHRAAGFIAA; the protein is encoded by the coding sequence TTGAACCCACGCCGCGATGACGTCCTGATCGTCGGGGCCGGCAGTGCCGGCTGCGTTCTGGCCGAGCGTCTTTCGGCCGATCCCGCCTGCCAGGTGACGCTGCTGGAGACCGGCGGCACGATCCGCCCTGAGCCGGGCTGGGTGTTGCCCATCGGAGTCGACAGCGCCGTGGCCCGACAGCACCGCACGACGCTGACGCAGAATCCGGTGCGGTCTGTGGACATCGTGCGCGGACGGGTGCTGGGCGGGTCCGGGGCGATCAACGGCGGCTATTTCTGCCGGGCCTGGCCCGCGGATTTCGCGGCCTGGGCGGTGCCGGGCTGGTCCTGGTCCGACGTCCTGCCGCACTATCGCGCCATCGAGACGGACCACGACTTCGGCGACGGCGCCGAGCACGGTGCGACCGGCCCGGTACCCGTACGCCGTATCAGCGAATTCGCAGCGTCCTCACAGGCTTTCCGTGACGCGGCGGGCGACCGGTACCCCTGGATCGACGATCTCAACGCCGCGGCCGGGGTCCGGCCGGGCCTCGGTGCGGTGCCGCTCAACATCGATGACACCGGGCACCGGCACGGTCCGGGCGAGGTCTACCTGACGGCCGCGCGCGGCCGGGACAACCTGGCGGTGCTCGCCGGTACCCGCGCGCTGCGGGTGCTGTTCGACGGTGACCGCGCGGTGGGCGTCAGGTGTCTCGGTCCCGAGGGTGTGACGGACCGGTATGCCGTCCGGATCGTGTTGTGCGCCGGGGCAATTGAATCGGCGCATCTGCTGATGCTGTCCGGGATCGGCCCGGCCGCGCAGTTGCGGCGCGTCGGCGTGCCGGTCGTGGCGGACCTGCCGGTGGGGGCCGGGTGCGCGGACCATCCGGAATGGGTGGTGCCGACCACCTGGCCCGCGGCGCCCGGACGCCCGCCGCTCGAATTGCTGCTCACCACCGAAGAATTGGAAATCCGGCCGTACACCTGGGGCTTCGCGGCCATGACCGGCGGAGTCACCGACGGCGCGGACTCGGTGCACCTCGGCATCTCCCTCATGCGACCGCGCGCGCAGGGCAGGGTCGTGCTGGTGTCGGACGACCCCGAGGTGCGTCCCGTCATCGAGCACCGCTACGACGCCGACCCGGCCGACGCCACGGCCCTACACGTCGGGTACGAACTCTGTCGCGACCTGTTCGGTACTGCCGTCGCCGACGCGGAACCGGCCTGGTCCACCGCGCAGCATCTGTCTGCCACGGCCCCGATGGGCGCCGACGGCGACGAACGCGCCGTCCTCGATCCGCAGTGCCGGGTGCGCGGCGTCGACGGGTTGTGGGTGGCCGACGGCGCCGCGCTGCCGGGCATCACCGGCCGGGGCCCGCACGCGACCATCGTCATGCTGGCGCACCGGGCCGCCGGGTTCATCGCGGCGTGA
- the mftA gene encoding mycofactocin precursor MftA (Mycofactocin is a small molecule electron carrier derived from the final two amino acids, Val-Tyr, of MftA, the mycofactocin precursor. It plays a role in redox homeostasis and the metabolism of alcohols and aldehydes in Actinobacteria, including Mycobacterium tuberculosis.): MDSNQQANSDTELVTETLVEEVSIDGMCGVY, from the coding sequence ATGGACTCGAATCAGCAGGCGAATTCCGATACCGAACTGGTCACCGAGACTCTGGTCGAAGAGGTCTCGATCGACGGTATGTGCGGGGTCTACTGA
- the mftE gene encoding mycofactocin biosynthesis peptidyl-dipeptidase MftE yields MGAQQANSAYHRRVPFPSELGNSTSRQLQAMRPSLIVPIGSTEQHGPHLPLDTDTRIAEAVSRSVAEELRAQTIPGVDQPTWLVASAISYGASGEHESFAGTISIGMAALEHLLVEFGRSACNWAGRIVFVNGHGGNVAALTAATTLLRAEGRDVAWCPCAAAGADAHAGHTETSVLLHLSPADVWVDESVVGNTAPLPELLPALRRGGMAAVSPVGVLGDPTTATAADGSRIFAEMVESSVRRISAWQPSSGGMLA; encoded by the coding sequence ATTGGCGCACAGCAGGCAAATTCGGCTTACCATCGGCGGGTGCCTTTTCCCAGCGAGCTCGGGAACTCGACGTCGAGGCAGTTGCAAGCCATGCGGCCTTCGTTGATCGTCCCGATTGGTTCCACCGAGCAGCATGGGCCGCACCTGCCGCTGGATACCGATACCCGGATCGCCGAGGCAGTGTCGCGGTCCGTCGCGGAGGAACTGCGCGCGCAGACGATCCCCGGCGTCGATCAGCCCACGTGGTTGGTCGCGTCTGCCATCAGTTACGGCGCGAGCGGTGAGCACGAGAGCTTTGCCGGCACCATCTCGATCGGCATGGCCGCGCTGGAACATTTGCTGGTCGAGTTCGGGCGGTCGGCCTGTAACTGGGCCGGCCGGATCGTGTTCGTCAACGGTCACGGCGGCAACGTGGCGGCGCTGACGGCGGCGACCACGTTGCTGCGGGCCGAGGGGCGCGACGTGGCCTGGTGCCCGTGCGCCGCCGCCGGTGCGGACGCCCACGCCGGCCATACCGAAACGTCTGTACTGCTGCACCTTTCACCGGCCGATGTCTGGGTCGACGAAAGCGTCGTCGGCAACACCGCACCGCTGCCCGAGCTGCTGCCGGCCTTGCGCCGCGGCGGTATGGCGGCGGTCAGCCCCGTCGGGGTGCTGGGCGATCCGACGACTGCCACGGCAGCCGATGGGTCCCGTATCTTTGCAGAAATGGTCGAAAGCTCCGTGCGCCGGATCAGCGCATGGCAGCCGAGCTCTGGGGGGATGCTCGCGTGA
- the mftB gene encoding mycofactocin biosynthesis chaperone MftB (MftB, a small protein, is a peptide chaperone that assists the radical SAM enzyme MftC in performing two modifications to the C-terminal Val-Tyr dipeptide of the mycofactocin precursor peptide, MftA. MftB's role is analogous to the role of PqqD in the biosynthesis of PQQ, a cofactor that derives entirely from a Tyr and a Glu in the precursor PqqA.): protein MSAPAAARTGPEAAFDPDRGWRLHHQVAVRPEPFGALLYHFGTRKLSFLKNRIIVEIVNSLADHPDVRSACRAAGIDDDQQGPYLHAFGVLVQSKMLIPADQNSPEGSTVS, encoded by the coding sequence GTGTCTGCACCAGCCGCGGCCCGGACCGGGCCCGAGGCGGCCTTCGATCCGGACCGTGGCTGGCGGCTGCACCACCAGGTCGCCGTCCGCCCGGAACCGTTCGGCGCCCTCTTGTATCACTTTGGTACGCGCAAACTTTCGTTCCTGAAGAATCGCATCATCGTCGAGATCGTCAACTCGCTCGCCGACCATCCGGACGTCCGCAGCGCCTGCCGCGCCGCCGGTATCGACGATGACCAGCAGGGGCCGTATCTGCACGCGTTCGGCGTGCTGGTCCAGTCCAAGATGCTGATCCCGGCCGACCAGAACAGCCCCGAAGGATCTACCGTTTCATGA
- the mftC gene encoding mycofactocin radical SAM maturase (MftC is a radical SAM/SPASM enzyme that catalyzes the first two steps in biosynthesis of the electron carrier mycofactocin from the terminal Val-Tyr dipeptide of the precursor peptide MftA.) produces the protein MTATAPVPRLIEQFEHGLDAPICLTWELTYACNLSCVHCLSSSGKRDPRELSTQQCKDIIDELERMQVFYVNIGGGEPTVRSDFWELVDYATEHHVGVKFSTNGVRIDEAVAAKLAASDYVDVQISLDGATAEINDAVRGPGSFAMAIRALENLKNAGFRDAKISVVVTRHNVDQLDDFKALADNYGATLRITRLRPSGRGADVWDDLHPTAEQQVQLYNWLVAKGERVLTGDSFFHLSGLGEPGALAGLNLCGAGRVVCLIDPVGDVYACPFAIHERFLAGNILSDNGFQDVWQNAPLFRELREPQSAGACSSCGHYDSCRGGCMAAKFFTGLPMDGPDPECVQGYGEPALALDRDKPKSHIDHSRGGSGDSSRRSARPAKGPIPLKLLAMPAKAPQKFCNESPV, from the coding sequence ATGACCGCAACGGCACCCGTGCCCCGGCTGATCGAGCAGTTCGAGCACGGCCTCGACGCGCCCATCTGCCTCACCTGGGAACTGACCTACGCCTGCAACCTGTCCTGCGTGCACTGCCTGTCGTCGTCGGGCAAGCGCGACCCGCGCGAGCTGAGCACCCAGCAGTGCAAGGACATCATCGACGAGCTCGAGCGCATGCAGGTGTTCTACGTGAACATCGGCGGCGGCGAGCCGACCGTGCGATCCGATTTCTGGGAACTCGTCGACTACGCCACCGAGCACCACGTCGGTGTCAAGTTCTCCACCAACGGCGTGCGCATCGACGAAGCGGTCGCGGCCAAGCTGGCCGCGAGTGACTATGTGGACGTTCAGATTTCGCTCGACGGCGCCACCGCCGAGATCAACGACGCGGTGCGCGGCCCGGGCTCCTTCGCGATGGCGATCCGGGCGCTCGAGAACTTGAAGAACGCCGGTTTTAGAGACGCCAAGATCTCGGTCGTCGTCACGCGCCACAACGTCGACCAGCTCGACGACTTCAAGGCCCTGGCCGACAACTACGGCGCCACCCTGCGTATCACCCGGCTGCGTCCGTCCGGCCGCGGCGCCGACGTGTGGGACGACCTGCACCCCACCGCCGAGCAGCAGGTGCAGCTGTACAACTGGCTGGTCGCCAAGGGCGAGCGGGTGCTCACCGGTGACTCGTTCTTCCACCTGTCGGGCCTCGGCGAGCCCGGAGCGCTCGCGGGGCTGAACCTGTGCGGCGCGGGGCGCGTCGTGTGCCTGATCGACCCCGTGGGCGATGTGTACGCCTGCCCGTTCGCCATCCACGAGCGCTTCCTGGCCGGAAACATCCTGAGCGACAACGGTTTCCAGGACGTCTGGCAGAACGCCCCGCTGTTCCGCGAGCTCCGGGAACCGCAGTCCGCCGGTGCCTGCAGCAGCTGCGGGCACTACGACAGCTGCCGCGGCGGCTGCATGGCGGCCAAGTTCTTCACCGGTCTGCCCATGGACGGGCCGGATCCCGAGTGCGTGCAGGGCTACGGCGAGCCCGCCCTGGCGCTCGATCGCGACAAGCCCAAGTCGCATATCGACCACTCCCGGGGCGGCAGCGGTGATTCTTCCCGTCGCTCCGCTCGCCCTGCCAAGGGGCCGATCCCGCTCAAGCTGTTGGCCATGCCGGCCAAGGCGCCCCAGAAATTCTGTAACGAAAGTCCTGTCTAA